From one Cucurbita pepo subsp. pepo cultivar mu-cu-16 chromosome LG17, ASM280686v2, whole genome shotgun sequence genomic stretch:
- the LOC111778761 gene encoding uncharacterized protein LOC111778761 isoform X2: protein MPDMDGSSNYKSPQISEMFQKFALAFKTKTFEFFADDDAADEPDGFSLLDSAEEVITDQKVVVIKPDSAFDLFPSLPSAVIKPLAPPNLKKLEPVPDYLRTLNQAETKVEGGGTEKRRNGIDNTEMIQTLVSSIFATVSSFEASYIQLQTAHVPFVEEKVTAADRVLVSHLQQLSDFKRFYKDYRRNPDESTSIPVGSCLEAQVQENQSKLRTLGTVSDRAQSEIDRKDSEVLALRKKLGELQKSNSRLSKKLSVNLNAPSDVLMSVRVFDSILHDACRATYNFTKVLMELMKKASWDMDLAANSVHREIGYAKKAHNRKEDILKSWRSVSVFYKSFIKMASSVWMLHKLAFSFDPIVEVFQVERGAEFSMVYMEDVTRRYIPPFKSRAKVGFTVVPGFKIGRTVIQSQVYLEEALGKG from the exons ATGCCCGACATGGACGGTTCCTCCAACTACAAGTCCCCTCAGATCTCTGAGATGTTTCAGAAATTCGCCCTCGCTTTCAAGACTAAGACCTTCGAATTCTTTGCCGATGACGATGCTGCTGATGAACCTGATGGCTTTTCGCTCTTGGACTCTGCTGAGGAGGTTATTACTGACCAGAAAGTCGTCGTCATTAAACCCGATTCCGCCTTCGATTTGTTTCCCTCTTTGCCGTCTGCGGTTATTAAGCCTTTGGCGCCTCCCAATCTGAAGAAATTGGAACCGGTTCCGGATTATTTGAGGACTTTGAATCAGGCGGAGACTAAAGTTGAGGGAGGAGGAACGGAAAAGAGGCGAAATGGAATTGATAATACGGAGATGATTCAGACTTTGGTTTCGTCCATTTTCGCTACGGTTTCTTCGTTTGAAGCTTCGTATATCCAATTGCAGACTGCTCATGTTCCGTTTGTTGAAGAGAAAGTGACGGCCGCTGATAGGGTATTGGTCTCGCACCTGCAGCAGCTCTCTGATTTCAAACgtttttataaagattatCGTAGAAATCCTGATGAAAGTACTTCCATTCCGGTTGGTTCTTGTTTGGAGGCGCAGGTGCAAGAGAATCAAAGTAAGCTTCGAACGCTTGGCACCGTCTCGGACCGGGCTCAGTCCGAGATTGATCGGAAGGATTCTGAGGTATTAGCCCTCAGAAAAAAGCTGGGAGAATTGCAGAAGTCTAATTCGAGGTTATCGAAGAAGTTATCTGTTAATTTGAATGCGCCTTCTGATGTTTTAATGTCTGTTAGAGTATTCGATTCTATATTACACGATGCTTGTAGAGCAACGTATAATTTTACCAAAGTTTTGATGGAATTGATGAAAAAAGCTTCGTGGGATATGGATTTAGCTGCCAATTCAGTTCACCGAGAGATTGGATATGCGAAGAAAGCGCATAATCG GAAAGAAGACATTCTGAAGTCGTGGCGGTCAGTCAGCGTGTTCTATAAGTCGtttattaaaatggctagCTCAGTGTGGATGTTGCATAAGCTGGCCTTCTCTTTTGATCCCATTGTGGAAGTATTTCAAGTTGAAAGGGGTGCAGAGTTCTCAATGGTATACATGGAAGATGTTACAAGAAGATACATTCCACCTTTTAAATCCAGGGCGAAAGTCGGGTTTACGGTCGTTCCTGGTTTTAAAATTGGGCGAACGGTAATCCAGTCTCAGGTGTATCTTGAGGAAGCTCTTGGCAAAGgctga
- the LOC111778761 gene encoding protein GRAVITROPIC IN THE LIGHT 1 isoform X1, whose protein sequence is MPDMDGSSNYKSPQISEMFQKFALAFKTKTFEFFADDDAADEPDGFSLLDSAEEVITDQKVVVIKPDSAFDLFPSLPSAVIKPLAPPNLKKLEPVPDYLRTLNQAETKVEGGGTEKRRNGIDNTEMIQTLVSSIFATVSSFEASYIQLQTAHVPFVEEKVTAADRVLVSHLQQLSDFKRFYKDYRRNPDESTSIPVGSCLEAQVQENQSKLRTLGTVSDRAQSEIDRKDSEVLALRKKLGELQKSNSRLSKKLSVNLNAPSDVLMSVRVFDSILHDACRATYNFTKVLMELMKKASWDMDLAANSVHREIGYAKKAHNRYAFLSYVCLGMFRSFDSEIFGVGETESFCNEQSQNLDRNSISLKQLLEHVSSNPMELLSVNPQCAFSKFCERKYQELIHPTMESSIFSNLDRKEDILKSWRSVSVFYKSFIKMASSVWMLHKLAFSFDPIVEVFQVERGAEFSMVYMEDVTRRYIPPFKSRAKVGFTVVPGFKIGRTVIQSQVYLEEALGKG, encoded by the coding sequence ATGCCCGACATGGACGGTTCCTCCAACTACAAGTCCCCTCAGATCTCTGAGATGTTTCAGAAATTCGCCCTCGCTTTCAAGACTAAGACCTTCGAATTCTTTGCCGATGACGATGCTGCTGATGAACCTGATGGCTTTTCGCTCTTGGACTCTGCTGAGGAGGTTATTACTGACCAGAAAGTCGTCGTCATTAAACCCGATTCCGCCTTCGATTTGTTTCCCTCTTTGCCGTCTGCGGTTATTAAGCCTTTGGCGCCTCCCAATCTGAAGAAATTGGAACCGGTTCCGGATTATTTGAGGACTTTGAATCAGGCGGAGACTAAAGTTGAGGGAGGAGGAACGGAAAAGAGGCGAAATGGAATTGATAATACGGAGATGATTCAGACTTTGGTTTCGTCCATTTTCGCTACGGTTTCTTCGTTTGAAGCTTCGTATATCCAATTGCAGACTGCTCATGTTCCGTTTGTTGAAGAGAAAGTGACGGCCGCTGATAGGGTATTGGTCTCGCACCTGCAGCAGCTCTCTGATTTCAAACgtttttataaagattatCGTAGAAATCCTGATGAAAGTACTTCCATTCCGGTTGGTTCTTGTTTGGAGGCGCAGGTGCAAGAGAATCAAAGTAAGCTTCGAACGCTTGGCACCGTCTCGGACCGGGCTCAGTCCGAGATTGATCGGAAGGATTCTGAGGTATTAGCCCTCAGAAAAAAGCTGGGAGAATTGCAGAAGTCTAATTCGAGGTTATCGAAGAAGTTATCTGTTAATTTGAATGCGCCTTCTGATGTTTTAATGTCTGTTAGAGTATTCGATTCTATATTACACGATGCTTGTAGAGCAACGTATAATTTTACCAAAGTTTTGATGGAATTGATGAAAAAAGCTTCGTGGGATATGGATTTAGCTGCCAATTCAGTTCACCGAGAGATTGGATATGCGAAGAAAGCGCATAATCGGTATGCATTCTTATCATATGTTTGTTTAGGGATGTTTCGAAGTTTTGATTCAGAAATTTTTGGTGTGGGTGAAACTGAGAGTTTCTGTAATGAACAATCTCAGAATTTGGACAGAAATAGCATTTCTCTTAAGCAATTACTCGAGCATGTTTCAAGCAATCCAATGGAACTTCTAAGTGTAAATCCTCAATGTgcgttttcaaaattttgtgagAGAAAATATCAAGAACTTATCCATCCTACTATGGAGTCATCAATTTTCAGTAATTTGGATAGGAAAGAAGACATTCTGAAGTCGTGGCGGTCAGTCAGCGTGTTCTATAAGTCGtttattaaaatggctagCTCAGTGTGGATGTTGCATAAGCTGGCCTTCTCTTTTGATCCCATTGTGGAAGTATTTCAAGTTGAAAGGGGTGCAGAGTTCTCAATGGTATACATGGAAGATGTTACAAGAAGATACATTCCACCTTTTAAATCCAGGGCGAAAGTCGGGTTTACGGTCGTTCCTGGTTTTAAAATTGGGCGAACGGTAATCCAGTCTCAGGTGTATCTTGAGGAAGCTCTTGGCAAAGgctga